The nucleotide sequence TGAATCGAGCGGGGATTCTGAGGAGAAAGTGAAAGATACGCTCGTGTTTGGCCGTGGCGGGGATTCTGTTTCCCTAGATCCGGCTGAAGTAACAGATGGTGAATCATTCAAAGTTACCGAAAATATCTATGATACCCTTGTTCAGTTTGGCGACATGGACACAGAGATTTACCCATCATTAGCAAAAGAATGGAACGTCTCGGATGACGGGTTAACGTATACATTTGACTTAAGAGAAAATGTTACGTTTCATGACGGAACAGCGTTCAACGCAGATGCTGTAGTGTATAACTTTGAGAGATGGATGAATCCAAATGAAAAACAAGAAGGGAATTTTGCTTTCTACCGCTCAATGTTTGGAGGATTTAAAGGAGACGAAGGCCATGTGATTCAGGAAGTGAAAGCAGTTGATGAGCATACTGTAGAAATTGTCCTCAAACGTCCACAAGCACCTTTCTTGAAGAATTTAACAATGGCATCCTTCTCCATTGCAAGTCCGCAGGCATTAAAGGAATATGGTGATGAATATGGGCAGAACCCTGTTGGAACAGGACCTTTCATCTTTAAAGAATGGAAAAGAAATGACCGGATTGTGTTAGAAAAAAATGAAGAATATTGGATGGAAGAGTATCCGAAGTTAAACCGAGTAATCTTTAAGGCGATTCCAGATAACTCTTCAAGGTTGAATGCGTTGAAAACGGGCGAGATTGATATGATGGATGGTGTTGAGCCAAGTAGTGTAGAAGAAATAGAAGAGAGTGAAGAGCTTCAAACGTTTATTCGACCATCAATGAATATCGGTTATTTAGGGTTGAATGTTACGCGGGGACCGTTAGAGAATAAGTACGTCCGCCAAGCATTGAACCATGCAGTTGATAAGAAAGCGATTATCGATGCCTTTTTCATGGGCCAAGCTGAGCCAGCTAAGAACCCTATTCCTCCGTCAGTGGAAGGGTATAACGACGAAATTGAAGCTTACCCTTACGACTTAGAAAAGGCAAAAGAGCTCTTGGCAAAGGGTGGTTATCCTGATGGCTTTGAAATGGACCTATGGGCAATGCCTGTATCGCGTCCATATATGCCAAATGGTCAAAAGGTTGCCGAAGCGATTCAAGCAAGCTTCAAAGAAATTGGTGTCACAACAAACATTCAGTCATATGAATGGGCAACCTATATTGAGAAAGTCATTGCTGGTGAGGCAGACGCATTCTTATTAGGTTGGACAGCACCTAATGGTGATGCAGATAACTTCCTTTATACATTGCTAGACAAAGAAAGTATCGGAAGCAGTAACTCTTCTCGTTATGCAAACGACCAGCTGCATGAGCTATTAGTCGAGGCACAATCTACAATTGGCCAAGAAAAGCGAAATCAGCTATACAAGCAGGCATTAGAAATTATTCATGAGGACGCTCCGTGGATTCCTCTCGTTCATTCCACGCCTGCACTGGCTGGCACAAATACGATTACTGGCTTCCACCCTCATCCAAATTCAAGTGTTGATTTAACAAAAGTAGAATTTGAATAGTTTACACGAAAAGGCTCCTCTATAGGGGTCTTTTTGTTTGTATTTCATTTGTATCAAACGTTTCGTACTGCTGATTTTGATGATATTCTACGCCTTTAGATAGTCCCAAAATAATCAAACTGTAAGCGAGAAACGGAACAATGATGGTAACCCATACTTTTGTTTTCTTCCGTTTTTGATAAGATGCGAATTCAATAACTTTCCCCATAAGATTCCTCCTGTAGCATTGTTCAAAAAAATGTCATTTTCTTACCGTATATGTTACAGAATTTTCAGATAAAATAAAAGGGAAAGTTGTAAAAATGTTATAATATTTTATGGTGGAAATAATAAAAAAACGTCTCTTCTTATATAGAAGAGACGCACCATCTTATGCACTTTTCTTCATTTGACTTAAATCCCCTACTGGTAAAATGTCTCGTCGATAAAGAGGGTTCAAAACACCTGCAGCAGAGCCATACCATGCACAGAAAGCTGTGATAAGACCAAAGTATCCGCCAAAAGTGCTTGGAATTAAACCGAATTCAGCTAAATCTAACAAGATAAATGTCACAAGTAAAAAAGAGAACGTAACGTTTAAGACGCGATTTAATCGGAAAGTTCCAATCCACATATATAAAGTGAAAATTGTCCAACCTACTAGGTATGTACCAACGGCCATCTTTCCATCAGCGCCAAAGTTTAGAATCCCATTCAACTCTAAATAAACCATTGCTGAAAGAGACATCCAAAATGCTCCATAAGATGAGAATGCAGTAGCTGCGAATGTATTTCCATTGCGGAACTCCCACATCCCTGCTAAAACTTGCACGCCACCGCCATAAAATAAACCAAGCGTTAGAAATAAATGTGATAGGGAAGGCGGTAAGATTTGTGCATTTGATAAACTTAGAATAAATGTTGTAAGTGCAAAGGCAGCCAAGCCTAATGGTCCAGGATCAGCAATTTTTACGTTGTTATTCATCGTTTTCACCTCTTTAATTTAGTTGAACGTAAAGGAACATAATTATTAACATTTTATTTTGAGCTCAAAAATAAAATTGTCATATAACAGCTGATCTGTATTATAACTGCACATATTAACAGATTCAATCTAATTTCCACCGAAAACCAAACATTGATAATATTCTAAAAATTTAATAAGATTTTATGCTGTAGAAAAAGTCATAGTTAATAAAGAAGTTTTCTAATTAAGCGACATAGTAATAAGGTGAAAATGTCCTGTTTGTTCAGAAGTGTGTGGCGTATTAGAATAAAAAATTCCAATAAAAGCATATTTGTGAACGTTTTCGTAAGAATATGAATTGCATTTGCAAATCAAATCATACAATGGTAGCATCAATTAAGACTAGGTAATATATTATAAGAAAATTTCGAAGAGCTTTACGTCCAGAAAAGGATAACTTTTGGATTTCCAGTTTGTGCAAAGACAATAAAAATTTCTTTCATTCTATTTACCAATAATATTGATGTATTGGGTGTGATGAAGGATCATTTTTATTAGCATATTACATGAAAAAGAATTTTCTTTTTTGGAGATAAGCTTTAAGTAAAGGGGTAATTAAATGGACAAACTTCATACGTTTGCATGGTACGCAGCACGCGTAGCTCCGCATCTGCCTAAAGAAGCTTTCAAACCTGTACCAACACGTTTGTTAGGCGGGCTTGTATTTTTGCTTATCGCAGTAGCCGGGATTGTTTCGATTGGGGTATTTGATTTTAATGTATGGATTAATCTTGGCATTGCTTTAGTATTAGGTTCAAGCTTTGCATCACTTGGATTTCTTGGTCATGAAATTTTACATGGAACAGTTGTTAGAAAAGCATGGCTTCGTGATTTCCTGGGTGGTATTGCCTTCTTGCCGTTGACGACAGGACCTCGCTTATGGAGAAAATGGCATAATATGGAGCACCATCAACATACACAAGATGAAGAAAAAGACCCTGATGCATGGTTAACTATCGAAGAGCTTGCTAAGCATCGCTTTTTGACTTGGATTTACCGTCTTCCGTTTGGTGTACGGGCTTTCGTAAGCTTTTTGTCTTTAACGTTCACGTTCACAATGCATTCTACAAATATGTTTAAGCAATATATTAAAGAATTTAAGCCTGAAAAGAAGCCTGCTGTTTGGGTTCAATTCCTTTTCCCTTGGGCAGTGTGGATTAGCCTATTGTTTGTACTAGGATTTGAAAAGTGGCTGTACGCGTATTTGTTGCCTGTGTTAATCGGAAACTTTATTGTAATGGCTTATATTTCAACAAACCATCGTTTGAATCCGTTAGTTCCAGTTAATGATCCATTAGCAAACTGCTTAACAGTAACAGTTCCGAAATGGGTAGATGTCATTCACTTTAACTTCTCATACCATACAGAGCATCACTTGTTCCCAGGTATGAGCCCGAAATATTATCCAATGGTGAAAGACCATATTAAAAGAATGTGGCCTGAGCGTTATCACGAAATGTCGTTGACAAGAGCGCTTATTGCACTTTGGAAAACACCAAGGATTTATTACAAACAAAATGAATTAGTTGACCCTCATCAACTACATCTATACGGTTCATTAGGACATGGGCTTGATCCAATGAATATCAAGTTCCGTAAGTTAAAAATTAAAAAGAAAAACGCAGATTCTAAATTAAAGAATGCAGCGGATTAATTTGACGAACACATTAACCAATAAACGGTTAATGTGTTTTTTTATTCTCTTTTTGCATACTTTCCATTCTGTATTAATAAAGTTAATAATGCGTATAGAAAAAGTTTGGGGAGCGAGGAATGCGGTATGCAAACATTGAAGCTGGTTTCTAATTTCACAGAGTTGCAGAAGACAATAAGTATAGAACCAGTTAATCGAAGAATTAAAATTTATCAACTTCCGCAAGCAGAAGAGCTCAACGAATTTATGTATTATATAAGAGAGCTAGGCTTTCAAAAGGAATGCGATAAGCTTATTTTTTATGTCAAGAAGCCGGAATTAGCTTATCTGGATAGTCGATTTGCGTATGAAGGTTGTATTAAAGGCTTTTTTAATGGGGTAGACGCGCATATCTATTCTCTTTTTTTAGACCCGGATAGAAATGATGTTGTAGAAACAGAGAAAGAGCGTTTTGTAATGGAGTTAGTTCGTGAGACAAAGGAATGGAATGAAGATACCCCTTTGCCAAAAGGCTACCGAATGCGCTGGGCAAATGAGTATGATTGTGAGCAGATGGCTGAGTTGTATGATCGGGTCTTTGCATCTTATCCAACCCCGATGAATGACCCTGACTTTATCTTAACTATGATGAATAGCCAAGTGTATTTCTCTGTTATTGAACGAGACGGACAAATTGTAAGTGCATGTTCATCAGATATTATGCCAGACTTCAATGCTGCTGAGTTAACAGACTGTGCGACATTGAAAGAGCATCGCGATAAGGGGTTGCTGTCCTATCAAGTGTTTGAGCTAGAGCGCCGGATGAAAAGAATGAAAATACACACCATGTTTTCGTATTCTCGTTCTGTTTCTGCAGGAATGAACTTAGTCAACGCAAGGCATGGATATGTGTATGGAGGCCGGATGATCAGCAACAGCAATATATCAGGAAGCTTAGAGAACATGAACATTTGGTACAAAAACTTAATATAAGAGGGGAAGGCAAAGCGTAAAATGCTTTGTCTTTTTTTATTGTTCCTGTGAAAGAACTTTAACTTATCACTTATAATTTGGGCCCGAAATGGGGATTATTTGTAGTGTGATTTTAAAACATTGGTAGAAGGGTGACAGAGAAATATGCCATTAGAGAGAAGCATACAAGCAGAACAAGGATTTAAGACAAGTGACCAATCAGCTAGAAAAAAATTATTAAGCAAACAAACTGGACCCCTCCGTTTAACTCCTGAGAAGCCGAAGCAAGGAAAGAAGATTGCGTTGGTCGGTTGGAGTGTGGCTTCGATAGAGGCGATGGAGAAGTTGGGCCGCCCTTTTATTGTAGTAAGTCTTCCTGGATTCAAAGAACATGCTGAGCTACATAGCATCCCCTTTTACGGCTGGGATTTTGGTGAAAACCTTGACTACGAAGAGGTTTATGAACGTTCAGAAGAGCTTCATCGTATTTTAGCTGATTTAGATGTTGATCATGCTATTCCGATCTATGAAGAAACGGTTGAATGGGCAGGTGCTCTAAATTCACGCTTTAGAGATGATGCACGGATCTTTGATCATTCAACTCTATTCCGAGATAAAGCAATGATGAAACGGAGAGCACTGCTTGGTGGGCTTAGAGTCGGTATCTTTGAAGAAGCAAATAATAAAGATGATGTTCGGCAATTTTTCAACCGAGTGAATCATGTGCTGTTAAGAATGCGTGGAGATAGTCATGATCCGATTCATGTGAAAGCTCATAATAAAGCAGGAGCAGCTGGTCATCGCATGATTCTGTCAGAAAGAGATATTGATGAGAAAATCAAAGATGATAGCTTTCCTCTATTAATGGAGAGTCATCTGCATGGGCTTGAAATTTCCTGTGAAGCATTTATTCATGAAGGGAAGATACGCTTTCTCAACATTACGGAATACGTTGTTTTTGGGTATTCGATGATGGTGCCGCCGACTGAAGCGGTAGAAAAAGTGCGCCCGTTAGTGCGTCAAGAGATTGAGAAGCTCGTTGATGCATTTGATATTCAGTACGGACTGATTCACCCTGAATTCTTTATTTCAGACGATAATACCATTTATTTTGGTGAAGTTGCTTACCGTATTCCTGGTGGTCATATCTTCGACCTTATGCAAAAAACATACGACTTCAATCCTTATGAAGCACATATTCTGTGCTGTGACCCGAACACAACAGAAGAGGAACTGAAGGATTTCTTCCCTGGCGAAGATCAGAAAAACGGACATGCCGGAAGCTTCTTAGTATATCCGAAAGTAAGTTATGCGAGTGGAATTAATATCCCAAAAGAGCTTGAAGAACATCCAAGCTTTGATAAGCACACATTATTCCAGCCTTCTGGTGGGAAGATGCAAGTCGACTCAGAAGGATATGGGAATCACTTAGGGACAATTTTCTTCCATGGAGAAGATGCAGAAGAGGTAAAACGATTGCTAACGGATTATGTGGACCATGATTTTTATATTTAAATGGGGGCCAGAGAAATGCCTTTAGAAAAAGAAGTATCAAAAACAGAAACGTTTGAGAAAGCCTTTGAGACAATGGAATCCGCATTTTCTTATGCAAAGAATATGTACCAATCAGATGTCCTGCAGGCTGCTTCTCGTGTAATGGATGAAAAAGATGGTATGAAATTTTTATACAAATTTGCAGATCGCCTTGACGCGGCAGGTGTTTTTGAAGGCGGGCCTTGGAACGAACCAGCAAAGCTTCAGCCACGTCTTGTGAAAGGGTCTCTGCAAGCAGGCGGAATGACACCAATTGTTGAGGTGTTAAGTGAATTACGGATGGTTTCTCTAGCAAAAGGCAACCATACCTCTGAAAAAATTTCAAAAGAGCAAGCGAAGAAATTTCTTAATGAAGTGATGGCATTGAATGTCGATACACTCTTTCCGGAAGAAACAGAGGCTGAGCGCATTGAAGGGAATGTGAAAGAAAAAGAACGGGCAGTTCGTTTATTTCGTTTCCTTGCTGAAGAGCTTTCGCTCGTTTCCATTGCTGGGACTTTAATCAAAGAAATTGACGACCTTGTCGCACAGCGTCCGATTATGGTGAACCGGATTGTAAAGATGATTAAGCATGCAGGACACTTATTAGATTGTGACCTGAAAGAAAAGGATCGCAAAGCAATTAAGTTTTATGTAAATGCTGTGAATGGACCGACAGAGAGATGCAAACGTCTTTCATATAATGACTACCGTAAAGAGCTTAAGAAAATGGATGAAAAAGAGCTGCGAGAGGAAGCAAAAACACTTGCAAAATATATGAGGGAGACAGGGCTTGTCTCTTCCCATCATGTTGTGTTAGTTCGCTATCTGAATCGAAACGCGAAAGAGCTTCTCTCGTGTGCACTTGGCTTAGACAATAAAGGGAAAGCAAACCTAGAATCCCACTTTCCGATTGTCAGCGACTTAATTAAAGTTGCAATCCATCCACCAATGCGTCAGTCTCTATATGGACTCTCGAGGCTGTTAGAACGTGGTGTGCTTTCTGCTACGCCTGTCATTCCTGGTTTAAAACGATTGATTGAGCTTGATTTAAGCCCAGATGTAAGGAAAATTCTCTTGAATTCGATTAATGGAAATGAAGGAATTACAGCAAATAGTATTCTAACAGCTGGAGTTATTAGCGTATTAGGACAACCGCTCGGCGTTGGACAAGGCATGAACCCAACATGTCAAACAGCACGCGGCATTAGTCTTTGGTCACTTCATGCTCCAGGCTATTTGCTTGAGCTGATTCCTAGAGCGGCGCGGGATGGAGACATCGACATTATGTTCGAAGGTCAAGCGATTCATTCGAAAGACTTAACGGACGGCTTAGTTGAGAATCTGCATGAAGAGCTAGATGCTGTTTCACTTGTGTTAGTTCCTCATTTAGACCGACTCTATGCTGAATTAGTGCGGCGTGTGAATTTCCGCGGGGAAGATGTCCATAAGTGGGTGAACCCTGCGTTCTACGGAAATTGGATTCAGAAAGGCTTTTGCGGTGTTATTGATCCGTTAACAGGTTCAATCGCTGATTTCCGTGGTTTTGTCCGTCTATTCTATGCAACACATCATCCAGAATATAATGATGGTCATGAACTGATTTATCCGAACCCAGTCGGAATCTTTATTACAAATTCCTTCGGTGAGCTATTAGGATTACATGCGGTATCAATTCAACGTATAGCGAAAGATACAGAAGGAGAATATCGCATTTATTTCTATAACCCAAATAATGATAGTGCCCAAGATTGGGGACAAGGTATCAAGCCGGTCGTCTTTGGTCATGGTGAAGTGCCGGGTGAATCCTCGTTACCAATTCATGAATTTGTTGCACGGCTCTATGCTTTCCACTACAACCCTTATGAGCAAGGCGATTCATATGCAGTAGAGAATGACATTGTTGATAAGGTTGAAAAGTTGGCCAGAGATAGCTGGGGTCAAAAATATACGTGGGTTACGCTATAAGAAAAAGTGCCGCTCAATTTTGAGCAGGCACTTTTTTTCTACATGATACCGTTTTTTACGAGGACAGCTTTGATGGTTGTATAGCTAATATCACCTGGAAGACTTTCCTTCAATGGCTTCAGCTTTTTCTCCTCTAGTTCTTCGTTTTTTTGCAAGATTTGTGCTTCTAATTCTTCATCAAAAAAAGTGTTCCAATCTAGTGAATAGCCTTCTTTGTATGCTTTGAACAGGTGGTTTTCAATTGTCATTGCTGTTAATTCGCGTTCTTTTGCAATTTCTTTAATAGTGCTTCCATTTTGAAATTGTTCATAAGAGAGTAGGTGGCTTGGTTTCTTGTCAGTTTGTTTCTTCTTAATTCCTGTAGATGTTGGACCAGAAGCTTTGAAGCTTTCGATTGGCCCGTTTTCATGAAGAAACTGCTGAATAGCCTCTAAGAAAAGTTCACCGTATTGCTCATATTTCTTCTCGCCGACACCTTTTATAGTAAGTAAATCGTTCTTTTGTTTTGGAATATAACGTGCCATCTCTTTCAACGTTGCATCTGAGAAAACGACATATGGGGGAAGGTTCTTCTCATCAGCCGTTCTTTTCCGCAATCCCCGTAATGCTTCAAATAACCCTTCATGATAGTCACTCTCTTCAGCAGTATGGCGAGGTTGAGCTTGGACAAACACAGCTTCATTCCCTTTAAGGACATGATAGGCAGATTGTGTAAGCTTCAATGTTGGAAATTTCGCGTCTTGAATTGTCAGGTAGCCATCTGCAGCAAGGTAGTTAATGAGGTTCATGATTTCTTTCTCTGTATATTGTGGTAAAAGGTTGTAGGTCGACAGCTTATCAAAGCCCATCTCAATGACCTTTTGGCTTTTGGACCCTTTTAACACTTTGGCGGTAAGGGAGGCACCGAATCGTTCGCCCATCCGCTTGACACAGGAAAGAACCATTTGCGCTTCTTTCGTCATATCTGACTTTTCGCCATCCTGTCGGCAGTTACTGCAATGCTCGCATTCCGCTTGAAGTGGTGTATCTCCAAAGTAATTTAGAATATATGCAGGTAAGCATTGATTTGTATGGCAATAGTTAATCATGAGTTGAAGCTTTTCATACTCTTGTGCTTTCTTTTCTTCGTCTTGAAGGGATTGTTCGATCAAAAAACGTTGCAGTTGAATATCCTGAGCTGTGAATAGCAGCGTACAATCACTTGGCTCGCCATCCCGTCCTGCACGGCCGGCCTCTTGGTAATAGGACTCAATATTCATCGGAAGTGCATAGTGAATAACGTAGCGAACATTTGACTTATCAATTCCCATTCCAAATGCATTCGTCGCAACCATGATGGTAGCTTCCTCTTGGATAAATGCACCTTGTGCCTGTTTACGTTCGACTTCAGATAAGCCGGCATGATACCGTACAGTTGAATACCCTTTATTTGAAAGCAGTTGGTAAACGGACTCAGTTATCTTACGTGTCGGTGTATAAATAATCCCTGATTCTTTAGGTCGTGAGTGGATATATGCAAGGATATAATCATTTTTATTGCTTCCTTTGACGATATTGAAATGAAGGTTATCACGTGCAAAGCCTGTATTAACGACATGTGAAGATGGAATATCAAGTAGCTGCTGAATATCTTGAATGACATCATCTGTTGCAGTTGCTGTTAAAGCAGTCATCACAGGTAAATTGTTCAGCTTCTTCAAGTTCGGAATAATTGAACGATAGCTTGGCCTGAAATCGTGTCCCCATTGCGAAATACAGTGTGCTTCATCGAAAGCGATTAGAGAAAGGGGAAGACTCTGCAATGCATTCATAAACTCAGGAGATTCAAACCGTTCAGGTGCGACATATATAAGCTGATAATCTCCGTTTCGTAAGTTGTTAAGCCGTTCTTGTTGTTCGTGAAACTGAAGTGAGCTATTAATATATGTAGCTGAAATTCCCAGCGATACTAAAGAATCAACTTGGTCCTTCATTAGTGAAATAAGCGGAGAAATAATCACAGCCGTCCCCTCGAGAACAAGAGCTGGGATTTGATAACAAAGAGACTTTCCGCCGCCTGTTGGCATGATGCCTAATGTATTTTCACCATTTAGGACATGTTCTACAATTTTGTTTTGTCCAGGCCGGAAATCGTTATAGCCAAAATAATGATTCAGAATGTGTTGCGCTTGCTTGAGCATTTTAATCATCCTTTACTTATACTTCCTCTATCGTACCAAAATGAGTGAAAGCAAAGCTATAGTGGGCAGAAGATCATTGTGTATTAATTATGCTATGCTTTTAATTAGAATGTTCGGATAAGGAGTGGGTGTTTTGGAAGAAAACAATCTTGTCTTAGGTGAAGTGATTTCGATTCAGAAGGTTGGAGAAGGAACGCGTGTCTGTGTAGATTGTATTGATACGCTTGAGCCTAAAGAAGGTGCACTAGTTGGAAACACCGGAAGCGGCTATTTGCTTGTATTATCAGAGAATAGGGAAACCGATACATATCCAGCTCGTCCATTTCGGATTAATTGCGGGGCGATTCACCAGTACCTTTCGCACGGAGAGAAGACAAACTATTTATCAGAGCTGAAGTCTGGTCAGCCTATTCAAGTTTTCAATACAGAAGGAAAGCGAGAAGTTGCAATTGGTAGAGTAAAAATAGAAAAAAGACCGTTAATGCGGGTTGAATGCCGTATTAACGACACTATTATCTCAGCCACCTTGCAACAATCAGATAGTGTGCAGCTTCTGACAAGTGATTATGAACCGAAAGCGATCGTTGATCTAGAAGAAGGTGAGCGAATCTTCTGTTGTGAAGATAAGCCTGGCAGGCATTTAGGTGAGAAGTTAAATGAATATATTATGGAGTATTAACGAACAGGAGTCTGCATAAGGCTCCTGTTTTTTGGACTGTACGAATAGGCACATCTCCTGCAATTCTTCCATATGATGTTGAAAAATGGTCAATAGGAGAGTCGTGATGAATTCGAGTCAACAATATTTGTCATTCTATATGCCTTTCATGCCGGATTTTCGTTCGATGCATTTGTATCCTGCTTCATTGAAAGTAGTTGGTGGGAAGCGATGGGGTTATATAAACAGCCTTGGAAAAATCATTTTGCCGTTTCAATATGAGGACGCATTCGATTTTCAAGAAAATGGACTTGCGATTGTTGGGAAGAATGAATTGTTTGGTGTTATCGATCAGACTGGAAAATACGTCGTGAAGCCGAAGTATGAGACGATTAATCAATTTTCAGAAGGCAGAGCAGTGGTTGTTGATAAAGAAGGCTTTAAAGTCATTAATGAACGGGGCAGATTAATAACGGATAAAGCCTATCAGTTTATTGGCACGTTTGAAGACGATAGAGCGCTATTTGCCAATAGTGATTCGAAAGGGAATTATTTATACGGTTTCTTAAATCGAAACGGGCAAGAAGTCATTCCGAATAAATATCAATCTGCAACTGACTTTAATGTTGGAAAAGCGGTCGTGAAAGTAAAAGAAGGACAGTTCGCACTCATTGATCGTGAAGGTACCGTATTACACACCTATAACTATGCATATGTTGGAAGCTATGGCGATGGGCTTCTCGTATTCCAACAGAGCTTAAACGACAAACAAGGGTATATGAATGAGGCTGGCGAGGTTGTGATTCCGGCACAATTTGTAACGGCACTATCTTTCCAAAATGGCAGAGCAGTTGTCAATATCTCTGAAACGTATGAGAACAAATATGGATTGATTGATAAGCAGGGTAACTTTGTCATTAAGCCGGATTATAATGATGTGAATTTGCTGGGAGAAGGCAGAATAGCTGTTGGCGTGGCAAATGATTCAGAGCGCCCGTACATCGGTTCAAAATATGCGATTGCTGATTTTGATGGAAATCTGCTCACAATGTTTGTTTACATGGATGTATCAAATTATAATAATGGCTTTGCTTCAGCTAATAATAATCAGAATACCTTTTTTATCGACCGAGCAGGAAAGGTAGCTGAAAATTTGCCAATTGTCTCTGGGAGTGGCATACTCTCATTCGATGAAGAATTGGTTAAAGCGAATGTGGATTATCGTCTGTTTTATTATAACAGAGCTGGGGGCTTAGTGTGGGCACAGAATACGATCATTCCTTTAAATGGACAATACCGCGTATTTGAGCAAAGGTATAAGCCGAATAAAGATTATTTAGTGTATTACCCCCAGGTGAAAGGAATGACAGATGCAACCACACAGCAGCGTGTCAATAAGCGATTAAGAGAATTATCTGTGCTAAAAGAAGTAAATCCAGATGTTCAGCTTGATTACAGCTATCTCGGTGATTTTTCCGTCCCCTTCTTTAAAAATGTCCTTCTTCAACTGGAGTTGAATGGTTATGAATATTATTTTGGAGCAGCACATGGGATGCCAACGAAAGATTATGTTCACGTTAATTTAGAAAACGGAAATTTCTATGAATTGAAAGATTTGTTCAAGCCCGACAGTAACTATGTGAAAATACTAAGCGAGCTTGTCGGCAAGCAAATAAAAAATGATGAAGAATACTTCTACATTTTCCCTGATAGTTATAAAGGAATTACAGCCAATCAATCGTTTTACGTAACTGAGGATGCGCTCTACTTATATTTTTCCCCGTATGAAATTGCCCCTTATGCAGCGAGCTTTCCGACATTTAAGATTCCGTTTGCCGAAATTATGCCAATTATCAATGTAGAAGGTGAGTTTTGGCAAGCGTTTCATGAGGAGGAGAGGTAAGTTGCATGTTTTTTCAAATTACTTAGGAGATAGATGTTGAAATCTAATGCTAATTAAG is from Bacillus tianshenii and encodes:
- a CDS encoding ABC transporter substrate-binding protein, coding for MRKGYVVFTILLLLLGLVGCGANESSGDSEEKVKDTLVFGRGGDSVSLDPAEVTDGESFKVTENIYDTLVQFGDMDTEIYPSLAKEWNVSDDGLTYTFDLRENVTFHDGTAFNADAVVYNFERWMNPNEKQEGNFAFYRSMFGGFKGDEGHVIQEVKAVDEHTVEIVLKRPQAPFLKNLTMASFSIASPQALKEYGDEYGQNPVGTGPFIFKEWKRNDRIVLEKNEEYWMEEYPKLNRVIFKAIPDNSSRLNALKTGEIDMMDGVEPSSVEEIEESEELQTFIRPSMNIGYLGLNVTRGPLENKYVRQALNHAVDKKAIIDAFFMGQAEPAKNPIPPSVEGYNDEIEAYPYDLEKAKELLAKGGYPDGFEMDLWAMPVSRPYMPNGQKVAEAIQASFKEIGVTTNIQSYEWATYIEKVIAGEADAFLLGWTAPNGDADNFLYTLLDKESIGSSNSSRYANDQLHELLVEAQSTIGQEKRNQLYKQALEIIHEDAPWIPLVHSTPALAGTNTITGFHPHPNSSVDLTKVEFE
- a CDS encoding acetate uptake transporter is translated as MNNNVKIADPGPLGLAAFALTTFILSLSNAQILPPSLSHLFLTLGLFYGGGVQVLAGMWEFRNGNTFAATAFSSYGAFWMSLSAMVYLELNGILNFGADGKMAVGTYLVGWTIFTLYMWIGTFRLNRVLNVTFSFLLVTFILLDLAEFGLIPSTFGGYFGLITAFCAWYGSAAGVLNPLYRRDILPVGDLSQMKKSA
- a CDS encoding fatty acid desaturase, coding for MDKLHTFAWYAARVAPHLPKEAFKPVPTRLLGGLVFLLIAVAGIVSIGVFDFNVWINLGIALVLGSSFASLGFLGHEILHGTVVRKAWLRDFLGGIAFLPLTTGPRLWRKWHNMEHHQHTQDEEKDPDAWLTIEELAKHRFLTWIYRLPFGVRAFVSFLSLTFTFTMHSTNMFKQYIKEFKPEKKPAVWVQFLFPWAVWISLLFVLGFEKWLYAYLLPVLIGNFIVMAYISTNHRLNPLVPVNDPLANCLTVTVPKWVDVIHFNFSYHTEHHLFPGMSPKYYPMVKDHIKRMWPERYHEMSLTRALIALWKTPRIYYKQNELVDPHQLHLYGSLGHGLDPMNIKFRKLKIKKKNADSKLKNAAD
- the ablB gene encoding putative beta-lysine N-acetyltransferase; amino-acid sequence: MQTLKLVSNFTELQKTISIEPVNRRIKIYQLPQAEELNEFMYYIRELGFQKECDKLIFYVKKPELAYLDSRFAYEGCIKGFFNGVDAHIYSLFLDPDRNDVVETEKERFVMELVRETKEWNEDTPLPKGYRMRWANEYDCEQMAELYDRVFASYPTPMNDPDFILTMMNSQVYFSVIERDGQIVSACSSDIMPDFNAAELTDCATLKEHRDKGLLSYQVFELERRMKRMKIHTMFSYSRSVSAGMNLVNARHGYVYGGRMISNSNISGSLENMNIWYKNLI
- a CDS encoding carboxylate--amine ligase — encoded protein: MPLERSIQAEQGFKTSDQSARKKLLSKQTGPLRLTPEKPKQGKKIALVGWSVASIEAMEKLGRPFIVVSLPGFKEHAELHSIPFYGWDFGENLDYEEVYERSEELHRILADLDVDHAIPIYEETVEWAGALNSRFRDDARIFDHSTLFRDKAMMKRRALLGGLRVGIFEEANNKDDVRQFFNRVNHVLLRMRGDSHDPIHVKAHNKAGAAGHRMILSERDIDEKIKDDSFPLLMESHLHGLEISCEAFIHEGKIRFLNITEYVVFGYSMMVPPTEAVEKVRPLVRQEIEKLVDAFDIQYGLIHPEFFISDDNTIYFGEVAYRIPGGHIFDLMQKTYDFNPYEAHILCCDPNTTEEELKDFFPGEDQKNGHAGSFLVYPKVSYASGINIPKELEEHPSFDKHTLFQPSGGKMQVDSEGYGNHLGTIFFHGEDAEEVKRLLTDYVDHDFYI